The proteins below come from a single Indicator indicator isolate 239-I01 chromosome 12, UM_Iind_1.1, whole genome shotgun sequence genomic window:
- the LOC128970388 gene encoding cytochrome c oxidase subunit 6C: protein MSAALLPKPQMRRLLARRMKFHLFGAFFVSVGCAALYKFGVAEPRKRAYAEFYKNYDPMKDFEAMRAAGVFESAPPK, encoded by the exons ATGTCGGCCGCACTGCTGCCTAAGCCTCAGATGCGGCGCCTTCTGGCCCGGCGGATGAAGTTTCACCTCTTTGGGGCATTTTTTGTGTCTGTGGGATGTGCAGCTTTATACAAG TTTGGAGTTGCTGAACCCAGGAAACGAGCTTATGCAGAGTTCTATAAAAACTATGATCCCATGAAGGACTTTGAAGCCATGAGGGCAGCTGGTGTGTTTGAGTCTGCACCACCCAAATGA